DNA from Plasmodium falciparum 3D7 genome assembly, chromosome: 8:
TTTCCACTAAATAcgtctttttcttctttttttatttcatctaaattattttcttcatctatatcaaaaaaatcgTTTAGTGGACAAGCTGAAGTTTCTGACATTTTTTTGTCGTTTTCcacaaattaaattaaaaaaaaaaaactaacctgtgtaaaaaaaatgaacttaCAATattgcatttttttttttttttttttttattatataattatgactacaattattaaatgaataaatataaatatatacataatatgtatcatatattaagtatataataaaatattatatacacgAACATCATTTAATCAACTAATAATAAAcacaataattttttctttttatttgttcacttttgtatatatatacatatatatatatatatatatatatatatatatatatatatatacatgtaaatatggaaaagtgttatatttctatataaaatttatagttgttatacaaaaaaaaaaaaaaataaataaataaataaataaatatatatatatatatatatatatatcatttgacataaatttaaataacaacattattttccaaaaaaagaaaaatatatacctatAAAAATCAAATTTATCCTTTTAATAACCAGTGTGCAATTATTAGAATGTATACATTCATGTGCACGTATATGTAaacatatattctttatactttaaaaaaattaaataaaataatagaataaaaatatattaaatgaatacatataataaaatacaaatatatatatatatatatatatatatatatatgtattattttttttttattaaattataagtatatgaaaatatattttaccaTCATAATATTTAGACTCATTCATATgatttttcaaatatttcTACCTTAAATGTtcatttatgtttttatatatattctaaattgaaaaataaaaatgtacacATGTAGCATACCATAAGAAAACATTTTCAATATTGTAAACATATAGAAATTCaaggaaataatatatatatatatatatatatatatttcatattagtATAAAATACGTTTTggtaggaaaaaaaaaaaaaaactcatATGACAAATAACTACTGGAAGAAATAAGTAATCAAAAATTtacattaaaaattatattgaaATACGATTAAATATATGGACATAATTGAATTCCAACTGGTGCACCAGTAAGATTGAAAATATtggaagatatatattttaatataatgttttattttatattatttttattgtccttttatatatatttttcagaAACGAAATGACCtataataacattattatataaaaaatataaattactaTTCATTAACATccaattattttaattttttttggtatattttatcttatatataaactgttatattttaaaaattcattcagagaaaaaaaaaaaaaaaaaaaaaaaataagaaattaaaagaaaagaaaagaaagaaaggaaaagattgtatttcttaatttttattttccttttgtaTGTCTTCATTtaggtaatatatataaaaaaagccatttcatataataaccTATTAACActttcaaaaataaaatatatatatatatatatataatatatgaacacatttttaaaaatattttaaacttTTCGTGGGTAAAGAAATatgtatgaataatattaccCTTTCTtgttgtataatatatatatatatatatatatatatatatatataaatattttttcgtTTTTGGAAAAATAACAAAACTGTGTGCATATATCGAACAATTGGaactaataaaaaaaaaaaaaaaaaaaaaaaaaaaaaaaaacctgaTAATTACAAATTGTATTTTAAACGTATACACAATAATGATCCTTaagtttttataataattcattgtgataattaaaaatattccgtaatattttttataactttAAGGGATAAATAATTTCAAATTGTTCGTccttaatttattttaatatattttaatatttatatgatatcaTAAGtacacaaacatatatatatatatatatttatttatttatttatttataaatatacatataatttaaaaaaaaaagttatctTTCGCTTTTCATCCTAATTTTACATGAAAGGGTGATGCACAATGGAcattgtaaatataaactTTGAAAGTGGATGGAAGATAATAAGGGAAGAGGCTATTGAGAAAATTGAGAAATATTTAGAGAATGAACATATTGAGAAAAACAAGAACTTATTTAGTGCTACAGAATATACAAGACTGTATACAGtagtatataatatgtgtGCTAAGAAAAATCCCTTTTGTTATTCTAAAGAAGTTTATAGAAAGTATGGAGAGAGTTTATCCATGTATACtatagataaaataaaaccattattaaaaaatagtgatgaattaaataaaacgAAAATATTAATTGATGCTTGgtttaaatattctttttatacgAAATGGatgaataaatttttaagatATTTAGATCGTTATTATGTAGAATATAATAGTTCTTTATGTCTTAGTgcttatacaaaaaatattttcaaaataacattatttaatgaattaagagaagatataaaaaatattatttatgaaatttataataatttaagatTACAAGAAGAAATCGATCAGAAAgaattattttgtaatattgtagaattatataaagaattagaTAACGAAagtaatgaaaaaatgtaTGAACATGatatagaaaagaaaatcgttgaaaatgtaaataatttttataaaaaaaaagcagAAGAATGGATAAATGATTACCCTTTTgatgattatattatatctattgAAAATGCTATtgaaaaagaatatgaaaaaaataaatctttaaatttaaatgatgATACATGTGAAAAAGTtactaatattattgttaaaatattaatatatgaaaaattaaatacactcatagataataaaaataatatatttcatttattaaaaaataataatctgAGTTCATTAAgaagaacatatatattattttcctatTTTCCAGAAGCTCTTACaggattaaaaaaaattataggaGAATATATCAAAATGGAGGGAAACGAATTAAAAGACAAATATGTGCAACTATCCAGAAAAATGCACATGtcaaaaaatgtaaataatatgcAAAATGTTGATGATAATACTATGGAGGATAACGATAATTATATAGACATAAGCAACgacgataataataataacgacAACagcaataataacaatatcaTGAATACAGAACAGaatgatgatattatattatgtgatTATATTGAACAACTAATTAAATTACATAAccattatgataatattttcaaactatccttttttaatatatccaaTAAAAATATCGATCCAAATTTCAACGAATGCTTAAAAGATTATTTCGAAAGTTTTGTAGAACATGAAGATGAATATTTTAGTACTGTTAAATTGTTAGTAATATATactgataatatattaaaacgaGATCTTAATAATGAAAACAGCGTtgatgaaaaacaaaaaatacatatgaataaagaagaaaaaaatgatgaacaaACAAAATTcttgatgaaaaaaatgtcaGAAATTGTagaaatttttaattatactaGTAATAAAGAAACATTCTTTGAATATTATAGAGTATATTTGGCTAATagattaattaataatatttatatttcattacatattgaaaagaaatttattgaacaattatattatttatgtggTTCACAGTATACATCCAAATTAGGAGGTATGATACAAGAtctaataaataatacaaatatgaataataaattttatgacCATATGAAAAATGTATTCAATAACAATGAaattgtaaataataataataataatagtatatataatgatcatTTTTCTAATTATCATAATGTTAAAGATTTTTTTTCCgtcaaaatattaaataaggGTTACTGGCCTACATTagaaaaaatacacataCAATTAAATGAaccatttaataaatatattcaagtatttgaagaatattataaatcagaaaataaaaataggaaACTAGAATGGATATATGAATTAAGTGAAGTTATTCTACATTatgaatttaataatattctttataatttatattgtaaTGTTGTTAATgcacaaatattattattattcaataaatataaatatattaattatgatattgttaaaaatgaattacaAATAGATCTTAAATCATTTACTGACCATATGTATACATccttttatcattttaaatTGATTACTTCAAATGATCAAATTCCAGATTGGACTAATtctaatttttatataaacaataattTCTCCTACCCAAacaaaaatgtatacataaaaaaaactaCTGCACTGTTATCAAAAGAACATGAAAAGACAAAAGAAGACCGAACTATGGCAATTGAAGCTGCTATTGTTAGGGTAATGAAAATGCACAAGAAACTTTTCTATGACCAAATATTTGATTATGTCAAAAAATCGTTATCTAGCTTTTCTCCGACAAAccaagtaaatatataaaaataaaaaaaataaaaaaaaaaaaataaaaaaaaataaaacaaaaaataacaaaatcataaaataataaaacaaaaaataataaaacaaaaaataataaaataataaataacaaaatcataaaataataacactTTATTGTTAATCTTCCTtagatttattatatata
Protein-coding regions in this window:
- a CDS encoding cullin-1, putative produces the protein MDIVNINFESGWKIIREEAIEKIEKYLENEHIEKNKNLFSATEYTRLYTVVYNMCAKKNPFCYSKEVYRKYGESLSMYTIDKIKPLLKNSDELNKTKILIDAWFKYSFYTKWMNKFLRYLDRYYVEYNSSLCLSAYTKNIFKITLFNELREDIKNIIYEIYNNLRLQEEIDQKELFCNIVELYKELDNESNEKMYEHDIEKKIVENVNNFYKKKAEEWINDYPFDDYIISIENAIEKEYEKNKSLNLNDDTCEKVTNIIVKILIYEKLNTLIDNKNNIFHLLKNNNLSSLRRTYILFSYFPEALTGLKKIIGEYIKMEGNELKDKYVQLSRKMHMSKNVNNMQNVDDNTMEDNDNYIDISNDDNNNNDNSNNNNIMNTEQNDDIILCDYIEQLIKLHNHYDNIFKLSFFNISNKNIDPNFNECLKDYFESFVEHEDEYFSTVKLLVIYTDNILKRDLNNENSVDEKQKIHMNKEEKNDEQTKFLMKKMSEIVEIFNYTSNKETFFEYYRVYLANRLINNIYISLHIEKKFIEQLYYLCGSQYTSKLGGMIQDLINNTNMNNKFYDHMKNVFNNNEIVNNNNNNSIYNDHFSNYHNVKDFFSVKILNKGYWPTLEKIHIQLNEPFNKYIQVFEEYYKSENKNRKLEWIYELSEVILHYEFNNILYNLYCNVVNAQILLLFNKYKYINYDIVKNELQIDLKSFTDHMYTSFYHFKLITSNDQIPDWTNSNFYINNNFSYPNKNVYIKKTTALLSKEHEKTKEDRTMAIEAAIVRVMKMHKKLFYDQIFDYVKKSLSSFSPTNQVIEKKIDLLVEREYIQKEENSQIYVYIP